In bacterium, a genomic segment contains:
- the msrA gene encoding peptide-methionine (S)-S-oxide reductase MsrA has product MDTQKKAVFAGGCFWCMVAPFEAKPGVTKVLSGYIGGKKPNPTYEEVSMGNSGHIEAVEITYDPAKVSYQELVDIFWKQIDPTDEFGQFADKGSQYITAIFYNDENEKKIAEASKEVLAKSGKFNKPIKTKIIAATPFYPAEDYHQDYHKKNPMRYQFYRSGSGREEFLHETWGDKAK; this is encoded by the coding sequence ATGGATACTCAAAAAAAAGCCGTATTTGCTGGAGGCTGCTTTTGGTGCATGGTAGCTCCTTTTGAAGCCAAACCTGGCGTTACGAAAGTGTTATCGGGATATATTGGAGGTAAAAAGCCAAATCCTACCTACGAAGAAGTGTCTATGGGTAACTCTGGACACATTGAGGCTGTAGAAATCACTTATGATCCAGCTAAAGTAAGTTATCAAGAATTAGTGGATATTTTTTGGAAACAAATTGACCCTACCGACGAATTTGGCCAATTTGCCGACAAAGGCTCACAGTACATTACAGCTATTTTTTACAATGATGAGAACGAAAAAAAAATTGCCGAAGCATCAAAAGAAGTTTTGGCCAAATCAGGTAAATTTAATAAACCCATTAAAACCAAAATTATAGCCGCTACACCTTTTTACCCGGCAGAAGATTATCACCAGGATTATCACAAAAAAAATCCAATGCGCTACCAGTTTTACCGTTCAGGCTCGGGTAGAGAAGAGTTTTTACATGAAACCTGGGGCGATAAAGCCAAGTAA